A section of the Gloeocapsa sp. PCC 73106 genome encodes:
- a CDS encoding non-ribosomal peptide synthetase → MQDIEDIYELSPMQQGILFHTLYSPHSGVYFEQRSCLLTGDLNVAAFQEAWGLVIKRHSVLRTAFYWEETDKLLQVVYKKVELPWVIEDWRNIEDDSRFEAFIVNDRNRGFDLNEAPLMRCALFRVAEDAYRFVWSCHHLLMDGWCNGILLKEVLDFYEALIQGKNLSLAPTRPYRDYILWLQAQDTKKAQTYWQRSLENFTTPTSLNTKQPQEIYQEKVLKLSPELTERLQVFSQQYHLTLNTIIQGAWALILSRFSGEVDVIFGATVSGRPPTLTGVETIVGLFINTLPTRVKIKPDAQLIPWLQNLQEQQIEREQYSYSSLVDIQGWSEIPRGVSLFESLVVFENYPISLETVLQNWNHILNISDVQGFEQVNYPLTLSIIPSSELLLRISYDIGCFDVDTIRQILEYLEMILAAIASRHCVIASEPQLLHNLFLLTPAKEQQLLIDWNNTYKNYSTDLYIQQLFEVQVEKTPEAIAVIFEDHKVTYSQLNQKANQLANYLIKLGVKPNELIGIYLERSVEMIIAVLGILKAGCAYVPLDTNYPQQRLDYILKETQIRFLLSHHNLKPSYPQIQVIYLDTDWEIIAAYNNSNLNSTFSSRNLAYIIYTSGSTGQPKGVMIEHRSLVSFTEWAMKHYQLSSNDKILQFASLSFDVAAEEIYPSLSSGGTLVLRTEEMMTDLVRFSQELALSILNLPTAYWHQLNDESEKLNLKLPSNIRLVITGGEKVIQSHHYDYFKNSAQLINAYGPTETTIGATSGYITSDLAEIPIGYPIDRIQTYIVDRYLQPVPIGVAGELLIEGVQLARGYFNRPDLTAEKFIPNPFTSAQGERLYKTGDKARYLPDGRIEYLGRLDNQVKIRGFRVELGEIEAVLAQHPDISSCIALTYRQQIVAYIISHGDLNISDLRAFLAEKLPNYAIPAYFVFLESFPLTVNGKIDRRNLPEPNLANELNYIAPRSPVEEIIAGIWANILAVEQVGIEDNFFELGGHSLLATQAISRMRDALDLEIPLKNLFKFPTVASFTQNLTQNSQKVQIEPILPVKRSESLPLSFAQARLWFLAKLEPDNPFYNIAIALRIQGPLQLDRLEQSFNQVIQRHEILRTTFTTDAVQVISPTLTVNLEISEPTQPVENIALTAAQQPFELEKGPLLKISVLRINDVQHILILTIHHIVADGWSLGILVRELVAFYQGRVLETLPIQYADFACWQREYLQGEKLETLSSYWRSQLQGAPSLLELPIDHPRSAIQSFRGSRYQFKLPCELTQSLTKLSQQQGSTLFMTLLATFYILLHRYTESQDIVVGSPIANRNRSEIEVLIGFFVNNLALRVNLAGNPTFEDLLGRVRQVTLDAYTYQDLPFERILDELELKRSLAYSPLFQVMFVLQNTPTETIQELGLTWSPIQIDSGTSKYDLTLSLEETEQGLEGTFEYNTDLFEAATIQRMVESFRILLTAVVKNPDQQISSLPLLNQAEEKQLLVDWNQTQTNYPQDLCIHQLLEIQVAKTPEAIAIVHQEQTFTYQQLNTQANQLAHILQQQGVGIETLVGLCIDRSFNMIVVMLAILKAGGAYVPIDPTYPRERIDFLVKNTELNLVLTQRSYLSQFSEVECLCWENLELQENIPIENKSHPNNLAYIMYTSGSTGVPKGISIPHRGVVRLVKENDYIHFGPDEVFLQAASTSFDAATFEIWGALLNGAKLVLLPHNYFDLAEFRETLQRYQITTVWLTAGLFKLAIDEALESLASVRQLIAGGDALSKIHVSKFLKRYPDSKLVNGYGPTESTTFTCTADLTLAQDSVPIGRPIANTQVYILDSYLQPVPIGVSGELYIGGDGLARNYLNRPDLTAAKFIPNPFVKGERLYRTGDKTRYLPNGDIEYLGRLDRQVKIRGFRIELGEVETVLSQHPEVKETVVIFQENTQRLIAYIVPHQKTLTSPVLRSFLTERLPDYLIPAFFVLCDRLPLTTSGKIDHSMLPEPEITVSHDSPSTPTESKLAEIWASLLNLESVGIHDNFFELGGDSILAIQIINRANQAGLHLTPKQLFQYQTIAELATVVKKCQIIQAEQGLVTGLVPLTPIQRWFFSQNLANPHHFNQAVLLEVKSELNLSYLQQALEYLFLHHDALRLRFEYQAGTWQQINSQEIPVINLEVLNQKEIETIATQLQQSLNLSGELIRVAYFGSRLLFVAHHLIIDGISWRILLEDLQTVYQQIEQGQIPQLPPKTTSFKQWSEYLQKYAYSEIIQKEREYYPIFSLPLDASGENTIASSDTITVILDPESTEILLTKVPAVYNTQINDILLTALTQTFSQWTGSSGLLLDLESHGRAFIDDEIDLSRTVGWFTSILPVYLSLENVKESGQAIKSIKEQLRRIPNQGIGYAESLTPQISFNYLGQFDQMFSDSPYFNLAQESIGSTVALENQRPYLLEINGLVREQQLRFDWTYSKQNYEFKTIEKLAHDFMKNLKNLSDHCQSLNAGGYTPSDFALAELEQDQLDNLIKMLEEEE, encoded by the coding sequence ATGCAAGATATAGAAGATATTTATGAACTTTCTCCCATGCAACAGGGAATCCTCTTTCATACTCTCTATTCACCCCATTCTGGAGTGTATTTTGAGCAACGTAGTTGTTTATTAACAGGAGATTTAAATGTAGCAGCATTTCAAGAAGCTTGGGGATTAGTCATTAAAAGACACTCTGTTTTACGGACGGCTTTTTATTGGGAAGAAACTGATAAGTTATTACAAGTTGTCTATAAAAAGGTAGAATTACCTTGGGTTATAGAAGATTGGCGTAATATTGAAGATGATAGTAGATTCGAAGCTTTTATTGTAAATGATCGAAACCGAGGTTTTGATTTAAACGAAGCACCTTTAATGCGATGTGCTTTATTTCGAGTTGCAGAAGATGCTTATCGCTTTGTTTGGAGTTGTCATCATCTTTTGATGGATGGTTGGTGTAATGGAATCCTTTTAAAAGAGGTGTTGGATTTTTATGAAGCTTTGATTCAAGGAAAAAACCTGTCTTTAGCTCCGACGCGACCTTATCGAGATTATATTCTTTGGTTACAAGCACAAGATACTAAAAAAGCACAAACATACTGGCAGCGATCGCTTGAGAATTTCACCACACCAACATCTTTAAATACCAAACAACCTCAGGAAATCTATCAGGAAAAAGTACTAAAACTTTCCCCAGAATTAACAGAGAGATTGCAAGTTTTTAGTCAACAATATCATTTAACCCTAAATACTATTATTCAGGGTGCTTGGGCGCTTATTTTAAGTCGTTTTAGTGGGGAAGTTGATGTTATCTTTGGCGCAACTGTATCAGGTCGTCCTCCCACATTAACGGGAGTTGAGACGATTGTTGGGTTATTTATTAATACTCTACCTACACGAGTTAAAATCAAACCCGATGCTCAACTAATTCCTTGGTTGCAAAACCTTCAAGAACAGCAAATTGAACGCGAACAATATTCTTATAGTTCTTTGGTTGATATTCAAGGTTGGAGCGAAATACCAAGAGGTGTTTCTTTATTTGAAAGCTTGGTGGTCTTTGAAAATTACCCCATATCTTTAGAAACAGTTTTACAAAATTGGAATCATATTTTAAATATTAGTGATGTCCAAGGGTTCGAACAAGTCAATTATCCTTTAACGTTATCAATTATTCCAAGTTCGGAGTTATTGTTACGGATTAGTTATGATATCGGCTGCTTTGATGTTGATACTATCAGACAAATCTTAGAGTATTTAGAGATGATTTTAGCAGCGATCGCTTCGCGGCACTGCGTGATCGCCTCTGAGCCCCAATTGCTTCACAACTTATTCCTTTTAACTCCTGCTAAAGAACAACAATTATTGATTGATTGGAATAATACTTATAAAAACTATTCTACAGACCTATATATTCAGCAATTATTTGAAGTCCAAGTCGAGAAAACACCAGAAGCGATCGCGGTTATTTTTGAGGATCATAAAGTTACCTATAGTCAACTCAATCAAAAAGCCAATCAACTAGCAAATTATCTAATCAAATTAGGAGTAAAACCCAATGAACTAATTGGAATCTATTTAGAGCGTTCTGTTGAAATGATTATCGCTGTATTGGGAATTCTTAAAGCGGGATGTGCTTATGTTCCTTTAGATACCAATTATCCCCAGCAAAGATTAGACTATATCCTCAAAGAAACTCAAATTAGATTTTTACTATCCCACCACAATTTAAAGCCTTCATATCCTCAAATCCAGGTTATTTACCTCGATACAGATTGGGAGATTATTGCAGCTTATAATAATAGTAATCTCAATTCTACCTTCAGTTCTAGGAATCTAGCTTACATTATCTATACATCAGGTTCCACAGGACAACCCAAGGGGGTAATGATTGAACATCGTTCCTTAGTCAGCTTCACAGAATGGGCGATGAAACACTATCAGTTAAGCTCAAATGATAAAATTCTGCAATTTGCTTCCTTGAGTTTTGACGTAGCTGCAGAAGAAATATATCCCTCTTTAAGTTCGGGTGGAACCTTGGTGTTGCGTACTGAAGAAATGATGACAGATTTAGTAAGATTTAGTCAAGAATTAGCTCTAAGTATTTTAAATCTTCCTACCGCTTATTGGCATCAACTTAATGATGAATCAGAGAAACTCAATTTAAAGCTTCCCTCGAATATCCGTTTAGTTATTACTGGGGGGGAAAAAGTGATTCAGTCGCACCATTACGACTATTTTAAAAATTCAGCTCAATTAATTAATGCTTATGGTCCCACAGAGACTACTATTGGAGCAACTTCTGGTTATATAACTAGTGATTTAGCAGAAATTCCCATCGGTTATCCTATCGATCGCATTCAAACTTATATTGTCGATCGCTATTTACAACCAGTTCCCATTGGTGTCGCGGGAGAACTACTAATAGAAGGGGTACAATTAGCTAGGGGTTATTTTAACCGTCCTGATTTAACCGCAGAAAAATTTATCCCCAATCCCTTTACTTCAGCTCAAGGAGAAAGGTTATATAAAACCGGAGATAAAGCCAGATATTTACCAGATGGTAGGATTGAATACCTGGGACGTCTGGATAATCAAGTAAAAATCAGAGGTTTTCGCGTTGAATTGGGGGAAATTGAGGCAGTATTAGCACAACATCCCGATATTAGCTCTTGCATTGCTCTTACTTATCGTCAGCAGATAGTCGCCTATATTATCTCTCATGGGGATTTAAATATCTCCGATTTACGCGCTTTTCTGGCGGAAAAACTACCCAATTATGCGATTCCAGCTTATTTCGTCTTTTTGGAATCCTTTCCCCTCACGGTCAATGGTAAAATCGACCGCCGTAATCTTCCTGAGCCTAATCTGGCGAATGAGTTAAACTATATTGCTCCTCGTTCTCCCGTTGAGGAAATTATCGCGGGAATTTGGGCAAATATTTTAGCAGTTGAACAAGTTGGGATAGAAGACAATTTTTTCGAATTGGGAGGACATTCTTTACTAGCTACTCAGGCAATTTCTCGGATGCGAGATGCTTTGGATTTAGAGATACCTTTGAAAAATCTGTTTAAATTTCCTACTGTCGCTAGTTTCACGCAAAATCTCACGCAAAACTCTCAAAAAGTACAAATTGAACCCATTCTACCCGTTAAACGCAGTGAATCCCTACCGTTATCTTTTGCTCAAGCTAGACTATGGTTTTTAGCCAAATTAGAACCAGATAATCCTTTTTATAATATAGCGATCGCCCTTCGGATTCAAGGACCATTACAGTTAGATAGATTGGAACAAAGCTTTAATCAAGTTATACAAAGACACGAAATCCTACGGACAACCTTTACAACGGATGCAGTTCAAGTGATTTCCCCTACATTAACTGTAAATCTAGAGATATCTGAACCCACACAACCCGTTGAAAACATCGCTTTAACAGCAGCACAACAACCTTTTGAACTGGAAAAAGGTCCTTTACTAAAGATCAGCGTATTACGAATAAATGACGTACAGCATATATTAATTTTAACGATACATCATATTGTTGCCGATGGTTGGTCTCTGGGAATACTGGTCAGAGAATTGGTCGCATTTTATCAAGGAAGAGTTTTAGAAACTTTACCAATTCAGTATGCTGATTTTGCCTGTTGGCAGAGAGAATATTTACAGGGAGAAAAACTAGAAACTCTCTCCAGTTATTGGCGATCGCAATTACAAGGTGCTCCCAGTCTACTAGAATTACCCATCGATCATCCTCGTTCTGCGATACAGTCTTTTCGAGGATCCAGATATCAGTTTAAACTGCCTTGTGAATTAACACAATCACTGACAAAACTGAGTCAGCAGCAAGGAAGTACCCTATTTATGACCTTGCTAGCTACCTTTTACATCTTGTTACATCGCTACACAGAAAGTCAGGATATTGTGGTGGGTTCACCCATTGCGAATCGGAATCGTTCAGAAATCGAAGTATTAATTGGATTTTTCGTCAATAACTTGGCTTTACGAGTTAATCTAGCGGGTAATCCCACCTTTGAGGATTTATTAGGGCGAGTACGTCAGGTAACACTCGATGCTTATACTTATCAAGATTTGCCTTTTGAACGTATTTTAGACGAATTGGAGTTAAAGCGATCGCTTGCTTATTCTCCCCTGTTTCAAGTGATGTTTGTTTTGCAGAATACCCCAACGGAAACAATCCAGGAATTGGGATTAACCTGGAGTCCAATCCAGATTGATAGCGGTACAAGCAAGTATGATCTTACCCTTTCTCTCGAAGAAACGGAACAAGGTTTAGAGGGTACTTTTGAGTACAATACAGACTTATTCGAAGCAGCCACGATTCAGCGGATGGTAGAATCTTTTAGGATTTTACTCACCGCAGTCGTCAAAAATCCTGATCAACAAATATCCTCATTACCCCTATTAAACCAAGCCGAGGAAAAACAGTTACTAGTCGATTGGAATCAAACACAAACCAACTATCCTCAAGATTTATGTATTCATCAACTGTTGGAGATTCAGGTAGCTAAAACTCCCGAAGCGATCGCTATAGTTCATCAAGAGCAAACCTTTACCTATCAACAACTTAATACTCAAGCGAACCAATTAGCTCATATTTTACAACAGCAGGGAGTAGGAATAGAAACCTTAGTAGGGTTATGTATTGATCGCTCCTTTAACATGATTGTGGTCATGTTAGCTATTCTCAAAGCAGGAGGAGCTTATGTTCCCATTGATCCGACCTATCCTCGAGAAAGAATAGATTTCCTAGTCAAGAATACAGAGTTAAATCTAGTTTTAACCCAACGGTCATATCTCTCTCAATTTTCTGAAGTGGAATGTCTGTGTTGGGAAAATCTTGAACTCCAAGAAAATATCCCCATTGAGAATAAATCACACCCAAATAACTTAGCTTATATTATGTACACTTCCGGTTCCACGGGAGTACCCAAGGGGATTAGTATTCCTCACCGGGGGGTGGTGCGATTAGTCAAAGAAAACGATTATATTCATTTTGGTCCCGACGAAGTCTTTTTACAAGCGGCTTCTACTTCTTTTGATGCGGCTACTTTTGAGATTTGGGGGGCGTTACTCAATGGGGCAAAATTGGTGCTATTACCCCACAATTACTTTGATTTAGCCGAATTTAGAGAAACGCTCCAACGATATCAAATTACCACAGTCTGGCTAACGGCGGGCTTATTTAAATTAGCGATCGATGAAGCCTTAGAAAGTTTAGCATCCGTTCGTCAATTAATCGCCGGTGGAGATGCTTTATCAAAAATCCACGTCTCCAAATTCCTTAAAAGATATCCTGATTCCAAGCTAGTTAATGGGTATGGACCTACAGAAAGTACTACCTTTACTTGTACTGCTGATTTGACTTTAGCACAAGATTCTGTTCCTATAGGTCGTCCCATCGCTAATACACAGGTTTATATTTTAGACTCCTACCTACAACCCGTACCGATTGGCGTTTCAGGCGAGTTGTATATTGGGGGAGATGGTTTAGCTAGAAATTACTTGAATCGTCCTGATTTAACCGCAGCCAAATTTATTCCCAATCCCTTTGTCAAAGGTGAGCGATTGTATCGAACAGGGGATAAAACAAGATATTTACCTAATGGGGATATTGAATATTTAGGTCGTCTTGACCGTCAAGTAAAAATCAGGGGTTTCCGGATAGAATTGGGAGAAGTTGAAACCGTACTTAGTCAACATCCCGAAGTTAAGGAAACGGTTGTTATTTTCCAAGAGAACACCCAACGCTTAATCGCTTATATCGTTCCCCATCAGAAAACCTTAACGTCTCCGGTTTTACGCAGTTTTCTCACAGAAAGACTCCCAGATTATTTGATTCCTGCATTTTTTGTCCTATGCGATCGCTTACCCCTTACTACAAGTGGCAAGATAGATCACTCCATGTTACCTGAACCTGAAATTACAGTTTCTCATGATTCACCCTCCACTCCAACTGAAAGCAAATTAGCAGAAATTTGGGCAAGTTTACTCAATTTAGAAAGTGTGGGAATTCACGATAACTTTTTTGAACTCGGAGGTGATTCTATTTTAGCGATTCAAATTATCAATAGAGCCAATCAAGCGGGTTTACACTTAACACCAAAACAGCTTTTTCAGTATCAAACTATAGCAGAACTTGCCACCGTCGTCAAAAAGTGCCAAATTATTCAAGCAGAACAAGGTTTAGTCACGGGTTTAGTTCCCCTTACCCCCATACAACGATGGTTTTTTAGTCAAAATCTGGCTAATCCCCATCATTTTAATCAAGCCGTTTTGCTGGAAGTTAAATCAGAACTAAATCTATCTTATTTACAACAAGCTTTAGAATATTTATTCTTGCATCATGATGCGTTACGCTTACGCTTTGAGTATCAAGCTGGAACATGGCAACAGATAAATAGTCAAGAGATTCCTGTTATCAATTTAGAGGTATTGAATCAAAAAGAAATTGAGACAATCGCCACTCAATTACAACAGAGCTTAAATTTATCGGGCGAATTAATACGAGTAGCTTATTTTGGTTCTCGTTTATTATTCGTTGCTCATCATTTAATCATTGATGGTATTTCTTGGCGCATTTTACTCGAAGATTTACAAACCGTTTATCAACAGATTGAACAAGGTCAAATACCCCAATTACCTCCTAAAACTACTTCTTTTAAACAATGGTCAGAATACTTGCAAAAATACGCGTACTCAGAGATAATTCAAAAAGAAAGAGAGTATTATCCTATCTTTTCTTTACCTCTAGACGCATCAGGAGAGAATACTATCGCTTCTAGTGATACTATTACCGTGATTCTAGACCCTGAATCTACTGAAATATTACTTACAAAAGTTCCCGCAGTTTATAACACTCAAATCAATGATATTTTGCTCACCGCTTTAACTCAAACTTTCTCACAGTGGACAGGATCTTCAGGTCTATTACTCGATTTAGAATCTCATGGTAGAGCATTTATTGACGATGAGATTGACTTATCTCGTACAGTGGGCTGGTTTACCTCTATTTTGCCAGTTTACCTAAGCTTAGAAAACGTCAAAGAGTCGGGACAAGCGATTAAAAGTATTAAAGAACAACTGCGTCGTATTCCTAATCAAGGCATCGGTTATGCTGAATCTTTAACCCCTCAAATTAGCTTTAACTATCTAGGTCAATTTGATCAAATGTTTTCAGATTCTCCTTACTTTAATTTAGCTCAAGAGTCTATCGGTTCAACCGTTGCTTTAGAAAATCAGCGACCTTACTTATTAGAAATAAATGGATTGGTAAGAGAACAGCAATTGCGATTTGATTGGACTTATAGTAAGCAAAATTATGAATTTAAGACAATAGAAAAATTAGCTCATGACTTTATGAAGAATTTGAAGAATTTAAGCGATCATTGTCAATCTTTGAACGCGGGAGGTTATACCCCGTCTGATTTTGCTTTAGCTGAACTCGAGCAAGATCAATTAGATAATCTGATTAAAATGCTAGAGGAGGAAGAATAA